A part of Larimichthys crocea isolate SSNF chromosome VII, L_crocea_2.0, whole genome shotgun sequence genomic DNA contains:
- the lrrc51 gene encoding leucine-rich repeat-containing protein 51 isoform X3, producing MDVSVSVTGVNMYGAPVDLSFKHISSLADCWKEEPNSGLRPIKRNSEMKYLSRSLRLNNNNITDLCDLQRPVSHFLAEPSQLAWLDLAFNKISHIDEVLCELRELRVLYLHGNSICILSEVDRLGVLPHLHTVTLHGNVIETNKAYS from the exons ATGGAC GTGAGTGTATCTGTTACAGGTGTGAATATGTATGGAGCTCCAGTGGATTTATCTTTTAAACATATCAGCAGTTTGGCAG actGTTGGAAAGAGGAACCAAACAGCGGTCTGCGACCTATAAAGAGAAATTCAGAGATGAAGTACTTAAGCCGGTCCCTGCGTctgaataacaacaacatcactGACCTTTGTGACCTCCAGAGGCCTGTTAGTCACTTCCTGGCTGAGCCATCACAGCTCGCCTGGCTGGACCTCGCGTTCAACAAAATCTCACACATAGATGAA GTTTTGTGTGAGCTGCGTGAATTGCGCGTGTTGTATCTACACGGCAACAGCATTTGTATTTTGTCAGAGGTGGACAGGCTGGGAGTGCTACCACATCTACACACCGTCACTCTGCATGGAAATGTCATAGAAACCAACAAAGCTTACAG TTGA
- the lrrc51 gene encoding leucine-rich repeat-containing protein 51 isoform X1 has product MDVSVSVTGVNMYGAPVDLSFKHISSLADCWKEEPNSGLRPIKRNSEMKYLSRSLRLNNNNITDLCDLQRPVSHFLAEPSQLAWLDLAFNKISHIDEVLCELRELRVLYLHGNSICILSEVDRLGVLPHLHTVTLHGNVIETNKAYRNRVISALPQLKTMDFSAVTHQERLLAKIWHHKGGRSGKETL; this is encoded by the exons ATGGAC GTGAGTGTATCTGTTACAGGTGTGAATATGTATGGAGCTCCAGTGGATTTATCTTTTAAACATATCAGCAGTTTGGCAG actGTTGGAAAGAGGAACCAAACAGCGGTCTGCGACCTATAAAGAGAAATTCAGAGATGAAGTACTTAAGCCGGTCCCTGCGTctgaataacaacaacatcactGACCTTTGTGACCTCCAGAGGCCTGTTAGTCACTTCCTGGCTGAGCCATCACAGCTCGCCTGGCTGGACCTCGCGTTCAACAAAATCTCACACATAGATGAA GTTTTGTGTGAGCTGCGTGAATTGCGCGTGTTGTATCTACACGGCAACAGCATTTGTATTTTGTCAGAGGTGGACAGGCTGGGAGTGCTACCACATCTACACACCGTCACTCTGCATGGAAATGTCATAGAAACCAACAAAGCTTACAG GAATCGTGTGATTTCTGCTTTGCCCCAGTTGAAGACAATGGACTTCAGTGCTGTGACACACCAGGAGCGACTATTGGCAAAAATTTGGCATCATAAGGGAGGACGAAGCGGCAAGGAAACTCTCTAG
- the lrrc51 gene encoding leucine-rich repeat-containing protein 51 isoform X2, whose amino-acid sequence MYGAPVDLSFKHISSLADCWKEEPNSGLRPIKRNSEMKYLSRSLRLNNNNITDLCDLQRPVSHFLAEPSQLAWLDLAFNKISHIDEVLCELRELRVLYLHGNSICILSEVDRLGVLPHLHTVTLHGNVIETNKAYRNRVISALPQLKTMDFSAVTHQERLLAKIWHHKGGRSGKETL is encoded by the exons ATGTATGGAGCTCCAGTGGATTTATCTTTTAAACATATCAGCAGTTTGGCAG actGTTGGAAAGAGGAACCAAACAGCGGTCTGCGACCTATAAAGAGAAATTCAGAGATGAAGTACTTAAGCCGGTCCCTGCGTctgaataacaacaacatcactGACCTTTGTGACCTCCAGAGGCCTGTTAGTCACTTCCTGGCTGAGCCATCACAGCTCGCCTGGCTGGACCTCGCGTTCAACAAAATCTCACACATAGATGAA GTTTTGTGTGAGCTGCGTGAATTGCGCGTGTTGTATCTACACGGCAACAGCATTTGTATTTTGTCAGAGGTGGACAGGCTGGGAGTGCTACCACATCTACACACCGTCACTCTGCATGGAAATGTCATAGAAACCAACAAAGCTTACAG GAATCGTGTGATTTCTGCTTTGCCCCAGTTGAAGACAATGGACTTCAGTGCTGTGACACACCAGGAGCGACTATTGGCAAAAATTTGGCATCATAAGGGAGGACGAAGCGGCAAGGAAACTCTCTAG
- the lamtor1 gene encoding ragulator complex protein LAMTOR1, which translates to MGCCYSSENETTEQDSDESKPLIPPPNPVSKPPNGTDWMPTNVPSARTDEQALLTSILTKTAQNIIDVSAADSVMMEQHEYMDKARQYSTKLAVLSNSLPQKKALALPSLTSQPHQVLASDLVPYSDVQQVSKIAAYAYSAISQIKVDAKEELVVQFAIP; encoded by the exons ATGGGTTGCTGTTACAGCAGCGAGAACGAGACCACAGAGCAG GACTCTGATGAAAGTAAGCCGCTAATCCCCCCTCCGAATCCTGTCAGCAAACCCCCGAATGGAACTGACTGGATGCCTACCAACGTCCCCTCAGCGCGGACAGATGAACAGGCTCTCCTCACATCCATCCTCACGAAGACGGCACA GAACATCATTGATGTCTCAGCAGCTGACTCTGTCATGATGGAGCAGCATGAATATATGGACAAAGCTCGACAATACAG tacAAAGCTGGCTGTGTTGAGCAACAGTCTGCCCCAGAAGAAAGCACTTGCTCTGCCCTCCCTCACCAGCCAGCCCCACCAAGTGCTTGCAAGTGACCTGGTGCCGTACTCAGATGTTCAGCAG gtgTCCAAGATAGCAGCGTATGCTTACAGTGCAATCTCGCAAATCAAAGTGGATGCTAAAGAAGAACTAGTGGTCCAGTTTGCCATTCCCTGA
- the sfrp2l gene encoding secreted frizzled-related protein 2-like codes for MFVSVLSCVLLFGLSHASDTVVPAQLGPPSLGFSSSVRSVCKPIPSTLSLCHGIGYRHMRVPNLLGHDTLREAQQQSAAWLPLISKLCHRDTKKFLCSLFAPVCLPELSGPVSPCRSLCEAVRDGCVPVMSAFGFPWPEMFNCSRFPRGTELCIPATGEHEGRTAEEVRHEEALKGSVICDACSLATEGETDIKENFCHSSYAFKMRLGSVSTVGGDRQLVPTARSRILRWAGGGAERAEGIGGVMTHSALWLHEGGTCTCPGLDSAEVNEDRALEEEQVDKTQAKEGGKEGNGAQGGWYLALAQAEEGRLVLTRLVKWTRGDKELKKFIRTLLKQSCPEM; via the exons atgtttgtgtctgtgctcagctgtgttttgttgtttggacTTTCACATGCTTCTGACACTGTTGTTCCTGCCCAGCTCGGGCCGCCGTCGCTCGGCTTCAGTTCCTCGGTCCGCTCGGTGTGTAAACCCATCCCGAGCACCCTGTCTCTGTGCCACGGGATCGGCTACAGGCACATGCGGGTCCCCAACTTGCTCGGCCATGATACACTGAGGGAGGCCCAGCAGCAGTCGGCGGCCTGGCTGCCCCTCATCTCTAAGCTGTGCCACCGGGACACCAAGAAGTTCTTGTGCTCGCTGTTCGCTCCCGTGTGTCTACCGGAGCTCAGCGGTCCGGTTAGCCCATGCAGGAGCCTGTGTGAGGCCGTGCGGGACGGCTGCGTGCCGGTGATGAGCGCGTTCGGGTTCCCTTGGCCGGAGATGTTCAACTGCAGCCGGTTCCCGCGCGGGACCGAGCTCTGTATCCCGGCAACCGGGGAGCACGAGGGGCGGACAGCGGAGGAGGTCAGGCACGAGGAGGCTTTGAAAG GGAGTGTTATCTGTGATGCCTGCAGCCTGGCTACTGAAGGAGAGACTGACATCAAGGAAAATTTCTGCCACAGTTCATATG CATTTAAGATGCGTCTGGGCAGTGTGTCGACAGTGGGAGGGGACCGTCAGCTGGTGCCTACGGCCCGCAGCCGCATCCTGAGGTGGGCAGGGGGAGGTGCAGAGAGGGCTGAAGGGATCGGAGGTGTAATGACCCACAGTGCTTTGTGGCTGCATGAAGGAGGCACGTGTACTTGTCCTGGCCTAGATTCTGCAGAGGTAAATGAAGACAGAGCGTTAGAGGAGGAACAGGTAGATAAGACACAAGCaaaagaggggggaaaggaGGGAAATGGGGCTCAGGGTGGATGGTACCTGGCCCTGGCTCAGGCTGAAGAGGGAAGACTGGTGCTGACTAGACTAGTGAAGTGGACCAGAGGGGATAAAGAGCTGAAGAAGTTCATCAGAACTCTTCTTAAACAGTCTTGTCCAGAGATGTAG
- the tomt gene encoding transmembrane O-methyltransferase homolog has translation MVSPAIALAFLPLLLTLIIRYRYYFVLFYRAVLVRTWKDCVTGLTREERAYQYVLTHATPGDPESILEAFDVWCSKVEYISNIGPKKGKILDRLLMEKSPLTVLELGAHCGYSTVRIARALPLGARLYSVEMDQRNAAIAEKIIRLAGFDDDTVELIVNPSDEVIPQLRPDFGLERLDFVFMDHWKKCYAPDLQMLEGSGLLGKGTMIVADNVVFPGAPKFLRHIRKSGLYEWKVHRATLEYSKGIRDGMAELIYLGIK, from the exons ATGGTGTCTCCTGCTATTGCGCTggccttccttcctctcttgcTGACACTGATTATCAGATACCGCTACTACTTTGTGCTGTTCTATCGGGCTGTCCTAGTCAGGACATGGAAGGATTGTGTTACTGGTCTGACCCGAGAGGAGCGCGCCTACCAGTATGTTCTCACTCATGCCACCCCTGGAGACCCTGAAAGCATCCTGGAAGCTTTCGATGTCTGGTGCAGCAAGGTGGAGTACATCAGCAATATTGGGCCTAAAAAAG GTAAGATCCTGGACAGGCTGCTGATGGAGAAGAGTCCTCTAACAGTGCTAGAGCTAGGTGCCCACTGTGGGTACAGCACTGTGCGGATTGCCCGGGCTCTGCCCCTGGGTGCTAGACTCTACAGCGTTGAGATGGACCAGAGGAATGCTGCCATCGCTGAAAAAATCATCCGGCTGGCAGGGTTTGACGATGACACG GTGGAGCTCATTGTAAATCCATCTGACGAGGTGATCCCTCAGCTGCGTCCTGATTTTGGTCTGGAAAGGCTGGATTTTGTCTTCATGGACCACTGGAAGAAATGCTATGCCCCTGATCTGCAG ATGCTGGAGGGCTCTGGTCTGCTGGGGAAAGGAACTATGATTGTGGCCGACAATGTGGTGTTCCCCGGGGCTCCAAAGTTCCTCAGACACATTCGCAAGAGCGGCCTATATGAGTGGAAGGTCCACCGGGCCACACTGGAGTATAGCAAAGGGATCAGGGACGGGATGGCTGAGCTGATCTACCTCGGAATCAAGTAG